DNA from Canis lupus dingo isolate Sandy chromosome 27, ASM325472v2, whole genome shotgun sequence:
ATACATTCAGCCCAAATATCTTCTCTAAACTTCAGGACCCTATCTCTTAGTGCCTTCTGGACACCCTCTCACTGTCTCACAGGGTTCATCAAACAACATATTCAAAACTGTGTTTATTATCTTTGCCTCAAATATGCTCCTGTTGCAGTGAATGGGACCACTCAATTACCAAAGGCAAAAACTGgagaatcatttttaatttacttactttCACTCTAAACAACAAATTGGTGATGACATTCTTTAGAATTCATCTCAACAATATCTCTCAAATCTGTCTCCTCTAATCTCTCACTGCTACAGCCTCTGTTAACCCCTCACCAGCTCTGACTAGACTCAGTGCTATACTCCCCCAATTCTCCATCCATAGAACATTTGCAGGGATAATGACCTCATCACCTTCAAATCCTTGTTCCAATAACCCTATCTCAGTCACTCCTCTCCTGACCACACTATTTAAATTGCAAACCTCACTGCCCTCCTCTACCCCCATATTAGCCGtctccctttccctgctttattattttatatagcaCATAGCACCTTCTAACACATTATACTTACTTActtatgtctttatttattttctaaatttcccaactagaatgtaagttctGTGAAGATAAAAATTTTTGTCTGTTGTGTTCAATGATACAGCCTAAGAGTCTAGAATTGTGCTGGGAACATAGTAGGTATTTGGTAAGTATCTACTAAAAGAATGAACTCACTGCCCTAACTATATGTTGCTTTGCCTCCAGCTCATCTTCCACATGTCCCCAGGGTGAATGTCTCTAAACTACCAATTTGATCACATGACCTTCACACTTAGCACCACATGCCCTTGTGAATCACCCTGTACCCAACCACTCTGAGCTGATGAAGTTCTTCAGAGAGGCACTAATATTTCATGCCTCCCCTATATTTGATCATGCCATTTCCTTTGCCTAGAGCACTGTCTTCCACTTTGTTTACTTAGTGGAGTAAATATCCCAAAACAGGCTAAGCATTACCCATTCTTCATTTTCCAAGTTATCCAGAGacaattaatttatatttgtgcCATTGCTATGTCCTATGCATTATGTTATTACAGACTATTTTGCTTCTTTACATGTTTCTCTGCCCTGTTAAATTCTAAGCCCTTTGAGGGCAGGAATAATGTCTCAAGCATTATTTGTATCCCCAGGATCTGGTACGGTATCCAGCACTTggatgcttattaaatatttcctgaataaataGGTATTAAAGTTCAAAGAACCAGTTACAGAGGAAGCACTTTGGGGTGCTCATGCCACCAGAATTGAAATAATAATGGGGATGGTGAATGTGACCCAGAGGGAAACTTCTTGACCTCATAGTTTTTCATTTATACCTCTAAGCTGgaagtcacatttttttaaaaagtcttattcaTCTGGGATGACTCAACTGCATTATGTTTCTTTCTAGGGCCAGTAACTTTAATCATGAAAAATCTTACCATCATTACCGAGTTTGTCCTCATAGGACTGTCCGGAAATCCTCAGATCCAGACCATGCTTTTTGTACTGTTCCCTGGTGATTTACCTCTTGACCTTGATGGGGAATCTGATGATGATCCTGGTGATCAGAAATGATTCTCACCTTAAAacacccatgtacttcttcctagGTCACCTGTCATTTCTAGATCTCTGCCTTTCTTCAGTAACGATGCCTAAGATGCTGCAGAATTTATTAGctcaaaagaaaactatttctacATGGGGCTGTGTGACCCAGagtttctttctcatattttctggGAGCACAGAGGCCTGCTTACTGTCAgccatggcctatgaccgctatgctGCCATCTGCCACCCTCTCCTATATAGTGTGGTTATGAATAGGCCTCTCTGTGTTGGGATGATAATTGCAGCATGGGCAGTGGGGTTCCTAAACTCCTTGCCAAATAGTCTTTTCACCTACAACTTACATTTCTGTGGCCCCAATGTCATCCCTCACTTTTGCTGtgagcttccttctctcttccctctgtcctgCACTGACGCTACTGCCAATGAGGTCCTTCTTGCTGGGTCATGTGCATTGTTGGGATTTGTGACACTTCCCCTCATCCTCTTCTCTTATTCTAGAATCATCTCTGCCATCCTAGTCATCCGTTCTTCTGGGGGTCAAGGCAAAGCCTTCTCTACCTGTTCTTCCCACCTCACTGTGGTGCTTTTGTACTATGGCACAGCTTTATTCAGGTACATGACTCCCCTCTCAGGCTCTAAGTTGGAACAAGTGGTTTCCATTCAGTACAGTGTGATCACATCTTTGCTGAACCCCCTCATCTATAGCCTCAAGAACCAGGAGGTGAAGGCAGCTCTGCATAAAATGTTGAAGCAATAACTGTGTCTCTCTATATATGGAAAATTCATATTGTATTTGGTTATAAGACAATGAGAGAACAGGtgatgaaatatattaataatgtcTAACTTGATCACTTCAAAAATTTGCCATTT
Protein-coding regions in this window:
- the LOC112678262 gene encoding LOW QUALITY PROTEIN: olfactory receptor 8S1-like (The sequence of the model RefSeq protein was modified relative to this genomic sequence to represent the inferred CDS: deleted 1 base in 1 codon), producing the protein MKNLTIITEFVLIGLSGNPQIQTMLFVLFLVIYLLTLMGNLMMILVIRNDSHLKTPMYFFLGHLSFLDLCLSSVTMPKMLQNLLAQKKTISTWGCVTQSFFLIFSGSTEACLLSAMAYDRYAAICHPLLYSVVMNRPLCVGMIIAAWAVGFLNSLPNSLFTYNLHFCGPNVIPHFCCELPSLFPLSCTDATANEVLLAGSCALLGFVTLPLILFSYSRIISAILVIRSSGGQGKAFSTCSSHLTVVLLYYGTALFRYMTPLSGSKLEQVVSIQYSVITSLLNPLIYSLKNQEVKAALHKMLKQ